Proteins encoded within one genomic window of Solibaculum mannosilyticum:
- the fabK gene encoding enoyl-[acyl-carrier-protein] reductase FabK codes for MAQSRITSLLGCSYPIIQGGMAWVADSTLAAAVSNAGGLGLIAAANAPADVVREEIRRAKMLTDKPFGVNIMMMSPNVEEVAKIVVEEGVQVVTTGAGTPAKYMPAWKEAGIKIIPVVASVAQAKRMERMGADAVVAEGCEAGGHIGELTTMTLVPQVVDAVSIPVLAAGGIADGRGVAAAFLLGAEGVQVGTRFLASEECTIAPEYKEMVLKAKDIDTAVTGRVGGHPVRQLKNAFVREIVAAEKAGTDADKLEEMMAGSLRRAAREGDVKNGSFMAGQIAGLVQDIKPVSRIIEDLFSQASALLGQAGTLL; via the coding sequence ATGGCTCAATCGAGAATCACATCGTTATTGGGATGCAGCTATCCCATTATCCAGGGAGGCATGGCCTGGGTGGCCGACAGTACGTTGGCTGCCGCCGTATCCAATGCCGGAGGCCTGGGACTGATTGCAGCGGCAAATGCGCCGGCTGACGTAGTGCGGGAAGAAATCCGCCGTGCTAAGATGTTAACCGATAAACCCTTTGGGGTCAACATCATGATGATGAGCCCCAATGTAGAAGAAGTGGCAAAGATCGTGGTAGAGGAAGGCGTCCAGGTCGTGACGACAGGCGCCGGCACTCCCGCCAAATATATGCCCGCATGGAAAGAGGCAGGCATTAAAATCATCCCGGTAGTGGCCAGCGTGGCCCAGGCAAAGCGCATGGAGCGCATGGGTGCTGACGCTGTGGTGGCTGAAGGATGCGAGGCCGGTGGGCACATCGGCGAGCTGACCACTATGACGTTGGTTCCCCAGGTGGTGGATGCCGTCAGCATCCCGGTGCTGGCAGCCGGAGGCATTGCAGACGGCCGAGGCGTAGCGGCGGCCTTTTTGCTGGGTGCGGAAGGCGTCCAGGTGGGAACCCGGTTCCTGGCCTCTGAGGAATGCACCATCGCGCCGGAGTACAAGGAAATGGTGCTCAAGGCCAAGGACATCGATACCGCTGTTACCGGCCGGGTGGGCGGACATCCTGTCCGTCAGCTGAAAAATGCCTTTGTCCGTGAGATCGTGGCTGCCGAGAAGGCCGGCACCGATGCCGACAAGCTGGAGGAAATGATGGCAGGATCCCTGCGGCGTGCCGCCCGGGAAGGCGACGTGAAAAACGGATCCTTTATGGCGGGTCAGATTGCAGGGCTTGTCCAGGATATCAAACCGGTGTCGCGCATTATCGAGGATCTTTTCTCCCAGGCGTCGGCTTTGCTGGGGCAGGCCGGTACGCTGCTGTAA
- a CDS encoding ACP S-malonyltransferase, with product MKVALVYAGQGAQFVGMGKELYEGSEAARRIFDQAGEDIKKACFEGPEEVLNRTDMAQPCIYTMEVAAYAALTDGYQGDAQFVMAGFSLGEYAALTASGVLPFDKGLELVRLRGQWMQEASGGKGGMAAMLGKLDAVEQCCKEAAGDGMCIPVNYNCPGQTVVSYDDEAGKRLAELARGYRLKCIPLKVGGPFHSPKMQPVAEKIVDYLQHVELNAPSCPLYSNVTARPMEKEDLVDLIRRQVMSPVLWEQTVRNMAEDGVETFVELGPGKVLRGLIKKTIPQAALYGAEDAQSLQAVREVL from the coding sequence ATGAAAGTGGCTCTTGTATACGCCGGTCAAGGCGCCCAATTCGTGGGTATGGGCAAGGAATTGTATGAAGGTTCCGAAGCAGCCCGCCGTATTTTTGACCAGGCGGGAGAGGATATCAAGAAGGCCTGTTTTGAAGGCCCGGAAGAGGTGTTAAACCGCACCGATATGGCTCAGCCCTGTATTTATACCATGGAAGTGGCCGCATACGCAGCGCTGACCGACGGATATCAGGGAGATGCTCAGTTTGTCATGGCGGGGTTCAGTTTAGGTGAATACGCTGCTTTGACGGCATCGGGCGTCCTTCCCTTTGATAAGGGATTGGAACTGGTGCGCCTGAGAGGCCAATGGATGCAGGAAGCATCCGGCGGCAAAGGCGGTATGGCCGCTATGCTGGGTAAGCTGGACGCGGTGGAACAGTGCTGCAAAGAGGCGGCGGGGGATGGTATGTGTATCCCTGTCAATTATAACTGCCCTGGTCAGACAGTGGTGTCCTATGACGATGAGGCCGGCAAACGTCTGGCTGAACTAGCTCGAGGCTATCGTCTCAAGTGCATCCCTTTGAAGGTGGGAGGTCCCTTCCACAGTCCGAAGATGCAGCCGGTGGCGGAAAAAATTGTGGATTATTTGCAGCATGTGGAATTAAACGCCCCGTCTTGTCCCCTTTATTCCAATGTGACGGCCCGTCCTATGGAGAAAGAGGATCTGGTGGATCTCATTCGCCGGCAGGTCATGAGCCCTGTTTTGTGGGAACAGACGGTGCGCAATATGGCCGAGGACGGCGTGGAAACCTTTGTAGAACTAGGCCCGGGCAAAGTGCTTCGGGGCCTGATCAAAAAGACAATCCCGCAAGCAGCGCTCTACGGCGCGGAGGATGCCCAAAGCCTGCAAGCGGTTCGGGAGGTACTATAA
- the fabG gene encoding 3-oxoacyl-[acyl-carrier-protein] reductase — MELGLNGKCVLITGASGGIGCAAALAFAKEGAKLALVDLDWGERTQAVKDAIAQTGAEVEYIACNVADFDAVEKAVKTAHERFGSLDVVINNAGITKDGLVMRMKEQDFDSVIGVNLKGAFNFVRHAAPIMTRQRSGRFINVASIVGVVGNPGQANYSASKAGIIGLTKTVAKELGSRNITSNAIAPGFIETAMTDALSDKVKAELNSHISLRRLGKAEDVARLMVFLASDAGSYISGQVIGVDGCMSI; from the coding sequence ATGGAATTGGGTCTCAATGGAAAATGCGTACTGATCACCGGCGCGTCGGGTGGAATCGGCTGTGCAGCCGCCCTGGCCTTTGCCAAGGAGGGAGCAAAACTGGCCCTGGTGGATCTGGACTGGGGCGAACGCACCCAGGCTGTGAAAGACGCCATCGCCCAGACAGGCGCTGAGGTGGAATACATCGCCTGCAACGTGGCCGATTTCGACGCAGTGGAAAAGGCGGTCAAAACCGCCCATGAGAGATTTGGCTCTCTTGACGTGGTGATCAACAACGCCGGCATCACCAAGGACGGCCTGGTCATGCGCATGAAGGAACAGGATTTTGACAGCGTCATCGGCGTCAACCTGAAGGGCGCTTTTAACTTTGTTCGTCACGCCGCCCCCATTATGACCCGCCAGCGCAGCGGCCGCTTCATTAACGTGGCCTCCATCGTAGGCGTAGTGGGAAACCCCGGCCAGGCCAATTACTCAGCTTCTAAGGCCGGGATTATCGGCCTGACCAAGACGGTAGCCAAGGAGCTTGGTTCCCGTAATATCACTTCCAACGCCATTGCCCCCGGCTTTATCGAGACTGCCATGACCGATGCACTCAGCGATAAGGTCAAGGCCGAGCTCAATAGCCATATCAGCCTGCGCCGTCTGGGCAAGGCGGAGGACGTAGCCCGTCTTATGGTGTTCTTGGCCTCCGATGCCGGGTCCTATATCTCCGGCCAGGTCATCGGGGTGGACGGCTGTATGAGCATCTAA
- the fabF gene encoding beta-ketoacyl-ACP synthase II → MNRRVVITGIGAITPLGNNAAAFWEGIKEGKNGIGPITHFDTTDFKVKLAAEVKDFSLGDWMEKKEERRMDRFCQMGMAAAIEAYQDSGLEGHIDAHRLAVMTGSGIGGLSTIENEQTKLLDRGPRRVSPLMIPMIIGNILAGNIAIRFGAKGLCHSLVTACATGTHCLGEAYYMIRDGRADAIFAGAAEATITPLGVAGFTNMTALSTKEDPQRASIPFDKERDGFVMGEGAGMLILEDLEHAKARGAHIYAEVVGYGSTCDAHHITSPDPTGEGDANAMIMAMEEAGITPKDLSYINAHGTSTPYNDLYETVAIKRALGDEAKNVPISSTKSMTGHMLGAAGAVEAIICARALQEGFIPATINYQVPDEELDLDYVPNQGRKAELTYALSNSLGFGGHNGAIILKKWSE, encoded by the coding sequence ATGAATCGCAGGGTTGTCATCACCGGCATAGGCGCCATCACCCCTCTGGGAAACAATGCCGCTGCCTTTTGGGAGGGCATCAAAGAGGGGAAAAACGGCATTGGCCCTATCACACATTTTGACACAACCGATTTTAAAGTAAAGTTGGCCGCTGAGGTCAAGGATTTCTCCCTGGGCGACTGGATGGAGAAAAAAGAGGAGCGCCGGATGGATCGCTTCTGTCAGATGGGTATGGCGGCTGCCATTGAGGCCTATCAGGACAGCGGTTTGGAAGGCCACATTGATGCCCATCGTCTGGCCGTCATGACCGGTTCGGGAATCGGGGGACTGTCCACCATTGAAAATGAACAGACCAAATTGCTGGATCGTGGTCCCCGCCGTGTCAGCCCCCTGATGATCCCCATGATCATCGGCAATATCCTGGCCGGCAATATCGCCATCCGGTTTGGGGCGAAGGGACTGTGCCATTCCCTTGTTACGGCCTGCGCGACCGGAACCCACTGCCTGGGCGAGGCCTACTATATGATCCGGGACGGCCGTGCCGACGCCATCTTCGCCGGCGCCGCCGAAGCCACCATCACCCCCCTGGGTGTGGCAGGGTTTACCAACATGACTGCCCTCTCCACCAAAGAGGATCCACAGCGGGCATCCATTCCCTTTGACAAGGAGCGGGATGGTTTTGTCATGGGTGAAGGAGCCGGTATGCTCATCCTGGAGGATCTGGAACATGCCAAGGCCCGCGGCGCCCATATTTATGCAGAAGTGGTAGGCTATGGTTCCACCTGCGACGCCCATCACATTACTTCTCCTGATCCCACTGGGGAAGGGGACGCCAACGCCATGATCATGGCCATGGAAGAAGCGGGGATCACGCCGAAGGATTTGTCTTACATCAACGCACATGGCACCTCTACTCCCTACAATGATTTGTATGAGACGGTTGCTATCAAACGTGCATTGGGCGACGAGGCAAAGAATGTCCCCATCAGTTCCACCAAGTCCATGACAGGACACATGCTGGGAGCGGCCGGGGCAGTAGAGGCCATTATCTGTGCTAGGGCGCTTCAGGAGGGATTTATTCCCGCCACCATCAACTACCAGGTTCCCGATGAAGAGCTTGATTTGGACTATGTCCCCAATCAGGGCCGTAAAGCGGAATTGACGTATGCTTTATCCAACTCCCTGGGCTTTGGCGGACATAATGGCGCTATTATCCTGAAAAAATGGAGCGAATAA
- a CDS encoding acetyl-CoA carboxylase biotin carboxyl carrier protein, which yields MDLQLVAQLINMVTTSSLASLEIEENGTRIKLENGGGIVPAVRTENVSVPAPVVNVPVEVHTAQAVAVSDQTEEAEEPKEEFYEVKAPMVGIFYSLGSMNRPELKEGDEIKKGSIVCAIEAMKLINEVECDVDGTFVELLAKDGDQVEYGQPLVRIRRN from the coding sequence GTGGATTTGCAGTTAGTAGCGCAGCTGATCAACATGGTGACTACCTCAAGCCTGGCATCGCTTGAGATAGAGGAAAACGGTACGCGCATCAAGTTGGAGAACGGCGGAGGGATTGTCCCGGCTGTGCGCACGGAAAACGTCAGCGTGCCGGCGCCGGTGGTCAACGTGCCGGTAGAGGTACACACCGCTCAGGCTGTGGCGGTCTCCGACCAGACGGAAGAGGCGGAAGAACCAAAAGAGGAGTTTTACGAAGTAAAGGCCCCCATGGTGGGGATCTTCTATAGCCTGGGTTCCATGAACCGTCCTGAACTCAAAGAGGGCGACGAGATTAAAAAAGGCAGCATTGTATGCGCCATTGAAGCCATGAAGCTGATCAACGAAGTGGAATGCGACGTAGACGGAACCTTTGTGGAACTGCTTGCCAAAGACGGCGATCAGGTGGAATACGGACAGCCTCTGGTCCGCATCAGGAGGAATTGA
- the fabZ gene encoding 3-hydroxyacyl-ACP dehydratase FabZ — MILNRQQIMEIIPHRAPFLLLDDVLELEPGKRCVAEKHVVKEDFWVPGHFPEHAVMPGVLIVEALAQAGAVAALSVPEYKGKIAFFGGIKSARFRRMVEPGDTLRLETEMTRMRGPVGVGSCKATVDGELACECEITFMIK, encoded by the coding sequence ATGATTTTGAACCGTCAGCAGATTATGGAGATCATCCCTCACCGCGCCCCGTTCCTGCTGTTGGACGACGTGCTGGAACTGGAGCCGGGCAAACGGTGCGTGGCCGAAAAGCATGTGGTCAAAGAGGATTTCTGGGTCCCGGGCCACTTCCCGGAACATGCCGTGATGCCGGGCGTCCTGATTGTGGAAGCTCTGGCTCAGGCCGGTGCAGTCGCCGCGTTGTCGGTGCCGGAATACAAGGGTAAAATTGCCTTCTTCGGCGGTATCAAGTCGGCCCGCTTCCGCCGGATGGTGGAGCCAGGGGATACCCTGCGTTTGGAGACCGAGATGACCCGTATGCGCGGTCCGGTGGGCGTCGGTTCCTGCAAAGCCACTGTAGATGGGGAACTGGCCTGTGAATGCGAGATCACATTCATGATTAAATAA
- the accC gene encoding acetyl-CoA carboxylase biotin carboxylase subunit — translation MFSKVLVANRGEIAVRIIRACRELGVQSVAIVSEADRDCLHAYLADETVCVGGPSAGDSYLNIQNIISAALMKGCDAIHPGFGFLSENAEFAEICDQCGLTFIGPGADSIRLLGDKARAKDTMKACGVPTIPGSDGELTDLDKARELASEIGYPVLIKAAAGGGGRGIRVVEKEEDLEDAFTAATAEAVACFGYGGVYLEKLLRGIRHIEFQIFADRFGHVVYLGERDCSLQRRRQKVLEEAPSPVMTAELRARMGEAAVKAAKAVGYHNTGTVEFLLDPDGNFYFMEMNTRIQVEHPVTEMVTSLDLVKEQIQVASGQALSFTQEDVIIRGHSIECRINAENPEQNFRPDSGTVDVLFIPGGNGVRFDSQLYQGYDLPCYYDSMIGKLIVWGRDRTEAIARMKSALSELIVNGIDTNVSFQKSIINSEFFGQGRYDTGTIERMLKGEEK, via the coding sequence TTGTTTTCAAAAGTATTGGTAGCAAACCGCGGGGAGATTGCGGTACGCATTATCCGCGCCTGCCGGGAATTGGGCGTACAGTCGGTGGCCATCGTGTCGGAGGCCGACCGGGATTGTCTGCACGCCTACCTGGCCGATGAGACGGTATGTGTCGGCGGCCCGTCGGCAGGGGACAGCTATTTGAACATTCAGAATATCATCTCGGCCGCCCTGATGAAGGGATGCGACGCCATTCATCCGGGATTTGGTTTTCTGTCGGAAAATGCGGAGTTTGCCGAGATCTGCGATCAGTGCGGTCTGACCTTCATCGGCCCGGGGGCCGACAGCATCCGTCTTTTAGGGGATAAGGCCCGGGCCAAGGATACCATGAAGGCATGCGGCGTCCCCACCATCCCGGGATCCGACGGCGAACTGACCGATTTGGACAAAGCCCGGGAACTGGCGTCGGAAATCGGATATCCGGTGCTCATCAAAGCGGCGGCCGGCGGCGGCGGCCGGGGTATCCGGGTGGTGGAAAAGGAAGAGGATCTGGAGGATGCGTTTACAGCGGCGACCGCAGAGGCAGTGGCCTGTTTTGGCTACGGCGGCGTGTATCTGGAAAAGCTGCTGCGGGGCATCCGCCACATCGAATTCCAGATTTTTGCCGACCGGTTCGGCCATGTGGTTTACCTGGGAGAACGGGACTGTTCCTTGCAGCGCCGCCGTCAGAAGGTGCTGGAGGAGGCCCCCTCCCCGGTGATGACGGCGGAATTGCGGGCCCGCATGGGCGAAGCGGCTGTCAAGGCCGCCAAAGCGGTGGGATATCACAACACCGGCACGGTGGAATTCTTGCTGGATCCGGATGGCAACTTCTATTTTATGGAGATGAATACCCGCATCCAGGTGGAACATCCCGTCACCGAGATGGTGACCAGTTTGGATCTTGTAAAGGAACAGATCCAGGTGGCGTCGGGCCAGGCACTCAGCTTTACCCAGGAGGATGTCATCATTCGGGGACACTCCATCGAATGCCGCATCAATGCCGAGAATCCGGAACAAAACTTCCGGCCGGACAGCGGCACGGTGGATGTGCTGTTTATCCCAGGAGGCAACGGCGTGCGGTTTGACAGCCAGCTGTACCAAGGTTATGACCTGCCCTGTTATTATGACTCCATGATCGGCAAACTGATCGTGTGGGGACGCGACCGGACCGAAGCCATCGCCCGCATGAAGAGCGCTCTGTCTGAACTGATTGTCAATGGAATCGATACCAATGTTTCCTTCCAGAAAAGCATCATCAATAGCGAGTTCTTTGGGCAGGGACGTTACGATACCGGCACCATTGAACGCATGCTGAAGGGTGAAGAGAAATGA
- the accD gene encoding acetyl-CoA carboxylase, carboxyltransferase subunit beta, which produces MNIKDLFIRNKDVLPPPQKAAAAKTSGKVTKQLWVKCPSCKRMLYERLVIENGQVCPACGHHFRLTAGERLKMTVDPGSFEEFPFEIEVSDPLNFPDYPEKLKRYRKETGLKEAVVCGVGKIHGLETVLCVMDSHFMMGSMGRVVGESITRSVEYATEHNMPIVIFATSGGARMQEGIVSLMQMAKISGALQHHSDAGLLYITVITDPTTGGVTASFASLGDVIVAEKNALIGFAGKRVVEQTINQRLPQNFQRAEFAQECGFVDIIVERSKMKDTLWKLLYMHMPPEARGEAKQRREQQGGVE; this is translated from the coding sequence ATGAACATTAAAGATTTGTTTATCCGAAACAAGGACGTCCTGCCTCCGCCGCAGAAAGCGGCAGCCGCCAAGACGTCGGGCAAGGTGACCAAACAGCTTTGGGTTAAATGTCCCTCCTGTAAGCGGATGCTGTACGAGCGCCTGGTGATCGAAAACGGCCAGGTGTGCCCGGCCTGCGGACATCACTTCCGTCTGACGGCTGGCGAACGTCTCAAAATGACGGTGGATCCCGGTTCCTTTGAGGAATTCCCCTTTGAGATCGAGGTGTCCGACCCGTTAAATTTCCCCGATTATCCGGAAAAGCTCAAGCGTTACCGCAAGGAGACAGGGCTCAAGGAAGCGGTGGTATGCGGCGTCGGCAAGATCCACGGCCTGGAGACGGTTCTGTGCGTCATGGACAGCCATTTCATGATGGGCAGTATGGGCCGCGTAGTGGGCGAGAGCATCACCCGTTCGGTGGAGTATGCCACCGAGCACAACATGCCCATTGTAATTTTTGCCACTTCCGGCGGCGCCCGGATGCAGGAGGGTATTGTGTCCCTGATGCAGATGGCCAAGATCAGCGGCGCCCTGCAGCATCACAGCGATGCGGGACTGCTTTATATCACCGTGATCACCGATCCCACCACCGGCGGTGTCACCGCCAGCTTTGCCTCCTTGGGGGATGTCATCGTGGCGGAGAAAAACGCCCTTATCGGGTTTGCGGGAAAACGGGTGGTTGAGCAGACCATCAACCAGCGTCTGCCTCAGAATTTCCAGCGTGCGGAATTCGCCCAGGAATGCGGTTTTGTAGATATTATTGTGGAGCGTTCCAAGATGAAGGACACCCTGTGGAAGCTCCTCTACATGCATATGCCTCCGGAAGCCAGAGGCGAGGCAAAGCAACGTCGTGAACAGCAAGGAGGCGTGGAATAA
- a CDS encoding acetyl-CoA carboxylase carboxyltransferase subunit alpha has translation MMEQKNLTAWDRVTAARMPGRPTSQYFIDAIFDDFIELHGDRHYGDDASVIGGIALLDGQPVTVIGEEKGQNPADRARRNFGSPHPEGYRKALRLMKQAEKFRRPVICLADTQGAYCGVGAEERGQGEAIARNLKEMMKLTVPVISVVISEGGSGGALAIAVANKVAILQNAIYAILSPEGFAAILWKDASRAKEAAEVMKITADELYELGVVDQIIPEGEEPAETAQAVKRYILRELEAMKAMSPQELSHQRYQRFRAF, from the coding sequence ATAATGGAGCAGAAGAATTTGACGGCATGGGACCGGGTCACAGCGGCCCGTATGCCGGGACGTCCCACCTCCCAGTACTTCATCGACGCCATTTTTGACGATTTCATCGAGCTGCACGGCGACCGTCACTACGGCGACGACGCCTCGGTCATTGGCGGCATCGCCCTGCTGGACGGGCAGCCCGTCACGGTTATCGGGGAGGAAAAAGGACAAAATCCTGCCGACCGCGCCCGCCGCAACTTTGGTTCCCCTCATCCGGAAGGATACAGAAAGGCGCTGCGCCTCATGAAACAGGCGGAGAAATTCCGCCGTCCGGTCATCTGCCTGGCCGATACCCAAGGCGCCTACTGCGGCGTTGGGGCGGAGGAACGGGGCCAGGGCGAGGCCATCGCCCGCAACCTGAAAGAGATGATGAAGCTGACGGTGCCGGTCATCTCTGTCGTCATCAGCGAAGGCGGTTCGGGAGGGGCCTTGGCCATCGCCGTGGCCAATAAGGTTGCCATCCTGCAAAACGCCATCTACGCCATCCTTTCCCCGGAGGGCTTTGCCGCCATCCTGTGGAAGGACGCTTCCCGGGCCAAGGAGGCCGCTGAGGTCATGAAGATCACGGCCGACGAACTGTACGAATTAGGGGTTGTGGACCAGATTATCCCGGAAGGGGAAGAACCGGCCGAAACCGCCCAAGCGGTAAAGAGGTATATTCTGAGGGAATTGGAAGCCATGAAGGCCATGTCCCCTCAGGAGCTGAGCCATCAGCGGTACCAACGGTTCCGCGCATTCTGA
- a CDS encoding MarR family winged helix-turn-helix transcriptional regulator, which produces MDAQKCRRMQDIRPKCGGKTLHYAHEDVDRLLVQTFNEILKVEESAVRVSTKDFISANEIHTMEAIGTNAHKSMSEVAAALRITVSTLTTSINRLVLKGMVVRSRSEEDRRVVCLSLTDKARIIVRAHQRFHREMVKAAVDGLSDQEIEILKHTLGNIRQFFADRL; this is translated from the coding sequence ATGGATGCGCAAAAATGCCGACGGATGCAGGACATCCGCCCCAAGTGTGGAGGGAAAACATTGCATTACGCCCATGAGGATGTGGACCGGTTGCTGGTCCAGACCTTTAACGAGATCTTAAAGGTGGAGGAATCGGCCGTCCGAGTTTCCACCAAAGACTTTATTTCGGCCAATGAGATCCACACCATGGAGGCCATCGGCACCAACGCCCATAAAAGTATGAGCGAGGTGGCTGCGGCGTTGCGTATTACCGTCAGTACATTGACCACTTCCATCAATCGGCTGGTGCTCAAGGGGATGGTGGTGCGTTCCAGGTCGGAGGAGGATCGCCGTGTGGTGTGTCTCAGCCTGACCGATAAAGCCCGCATCATCGTCAGAGCCCATCAGCGTTTCCACCGGGAGATGGTCAAAGCAGCTGTCGACGGCCTCAGCGATCAGGAAATTGAGATCTTAAAGCATACGTTGGGCAATATCCGGCAATTTTTTGCCGACCGTCTGTGA
- a CDS encoding Fur family transcriptional regulator translates to MASTRNTKQKKIILSILKNAERPMSAGEIHALALASCPSMAITTVYRNLEAMADRHEVVCHRLSDNQVSYELGQGAHSHYLVCLGCNRLIPLHQCPLHGLEQKVLEETGFQVSSHHVELFGYCSKCRAKKEQQSPNKQD, encoded by the coding sequence ATGGCATCCACCCGCAACACCAAGCAAAAAAAAATTATCCTCTCCATCCTGAAGAATGCTGAACGTCCCATGTCGGCCGGCGAAATTCACGCTTTGGCTCTTGCCTCCTGTCCCTCCATGGCCATCACCACCGTCTACCGCAATTTGGAGGCTATGGCCGACCGTCATGAGGTGGTTTGTCACCGTCTGTCCGACAATCAGGTCAGCTATGAGCTGGGCCAGGGCGCCCACAGCCACTATTTGGTGTGCCTGGGATGCAATCGGCTCATCCCCCTCCACCAGTGCCCTCTCCACGGGTTGGAACAAAAGGTGCTGGAGGAAACCGGGTTTCAAGTCTCCTCCCACCACGTGGAGCTTTTTGGATACTGCTCTAAGTGCCGCGCCAAAAAAGAACAGCAGAGTCCCAATAAGCAGGACTGA
- a CDS encoding metal ABC transporter substrate-binding protein: MRIKRCIAVMTAAFWILTALSGCSAKPQREDTASVQVVASFYPVYVAAANLVDGVDGVQLTNLTKPTTGCLHDYQLSPQELMSLETADCLLINGAGMESFLDKVMDNYPELNIVTASDGIDMMEGEGHDHDHDHAEGEVHGPLEEETVNPHVWVSISRYMQYVENIRDGLIAADPAHTQQYQDNASAYLEKIQRLKDEMHEALDHVSHRDIITFHEAFDYFAQEFDLHVVGVIQREPGTDPTARELVDIIETVKSTDCKALFAEPQYSSGVADTIARETGAQIYMLDPAVSGDTDKDAYLRAMDQNLQVLLEALA; this comes from the coding sequence TTGCGGATCAAACGATGCATTGCCGTGATGACAGCGGCTTTTTGGATATTGACGGCGCTGAGCGGATGCAGTGCAAAACCACAGCGGGAGGATACGGCATCGGTACAGGTGGTGGCCTCCTTTTATCCGGTGTATGTGGCGGCGGCCAATTTAGTGGATGGCGTGGATGGCGTCCAGCTGACCAATCTCACTAAGCCCACCACCGGCTGTCTGCACGACTATCAGCTGTCCCCCCAGGAGCTCATGAGCTTGGAGACGGCCGATTGCCTGCTCATCAACGGGGCTGGGATGGAATCCTTTCTGGATAAGGTGATGGACAACTACCCGGAGCTCAATATTGTGACAGCCAGCGACGGCATCGACATGATGGAGGGGGAAGGGCATGACCACGACCATGATCATGCGGAGGGAGAGGTACACGGTCCTTTGGAAGAGGAGACGGTCAATCCCCATGTGTGGGTCAGCATCTCCCGGTACATGCAGTATGTGGAGAATATCCGGGACGGCCTGATTGCCGCCGATCCCGCCCATACCCAGCAGTATCAGGACAACGCATCGGCCTATCTGGAGAAGATACAGCGGCTCAAGGATGAGATGCACGAGGCTTTGGATCACGTATCCCATCGGGATATCATCACCTTTCACGAGGCCTTTGATTATTTCGCCCAGGAATTTGACCTCCATGTGGTAGGGGTCATCCAGAGGGAACCCGGCACCGATCCCACGGCGCGGGAACTGGTCGATATCATTGAAACGGTCAAATCCACCGACTGTAAGGCCCTGTTTGCCGAACCTCAGTATTCGTCCGGGGTGGCCGATACCATCGCCCGGGAGACGGGAGCACAGATTTACATGCTGGATCCGGCGGTATCGGGGGACACCGACAAGGATGCCTATTTGCGGGCTATGGATCAAAATTTACAGGTGCTTTTGGAGGCGTTAGCGTGA
- a CDS encoding metal ABC transporter ATP-binding protein has protein sequence MKHEKGFCCTTVEHLCVSAGRTTILEDVTISLHCGQLTVVIGPNGAGKTTLIQALLGEMRHTGRLTFCDPQGRQGRLSIGYVPQSLHIDPNSPVSVLDFCGAMLSSSPVFLKAGRKMRQRVREELSQFGASDLIDRRLCDLSGGELQRVLLAVAVTPAPQLLILDEPVSGIDRNGLQVFYERLTSLKRERDIAILLVSHDFQSVAPYADRMVLLDRTVLCQGTPQEVLGSKEFQDAFSLYVPGRDNQ, from the coding sequence GTGAAACACGAAAAAGGATTTTGCTGCACCACGGTGGAGCATCTGTGCGTCTCAGCCGGACGCACCACTATTTTGGAGGACGTCACCATTTCCCTCCACTGCGGACAGCTGACGGTGGTCATCGGCCCCAACGGCGCCGGAAAAACCACCCTGATCCAAGCTCTTTTGGGGGAGATGCGCCATACAGGGAGGCTCACCTTCTGTGATCCCCAAGGAAGGCAGGGACGGCTCAGCATCGGGTATGTGCCTCAAAGTTTACACATTGACCCCAACTCACCGGTGAGCGTGTTGGATTTCTGTGGAGCTATGCTGTCCAGTTCCCCAGTATTCCTCAAGGCTGGACGAAAGATGCGGCAGCGGGTGCGGGAGGAACTGAGTCAATTTGGAGCGTCCGACCTGATCGACCGGCGTCTGTGCGATTTGTCGGGCGGGGAGCTTCAACGAGTCCTGTTGGCAGTGGCCGTTACGCCTGCCCCTCAGCTGCTCATTTTGGACGAACCGGTATCGGGCATCGACCGCAATGGACTCCAAGTGTTTTACGAGCGCCTCACCTCCCTGAAAAGGGAAAGGGATATCGCTATCTTATTGGTATCCCACGATTTTCAAAGCGTAGCGCCCTATGCCGACCGTATGGTTCTGCTGGATCGGACGGTTCTATGTCAGGGGACGCCGCAGGAAGTCCTGGGGAGCAAAGAATTCCAGGACGCCTTTTCTCTTTACGTGCCGGGGAGGGACAACCAATGA